In a single window of the Neospora caninum Liverpool complete genome, chromosome VIIa genome:
- a CDS encoding putative diacylglycerol kinase codes for MSAVSLPGSANSPQSLREAGRSQEMADTHPQSLSAPRPVREAGSGSSLGATAGSAAPTISRGSLAPSSSGASSASFSTVLGRAVKPATPTGLGAPARTAPGSGLGGLSRGERSVSSSSSASSSSSASSATMGGGTRDGVGAEAARLATGQELSGRVQDERKTRGEVWGSVALSSRGSAPFRNLPNATRGVERREAAGSGSGPEHGDQKSAEAGVDAAELELMRYLKEGGKTARVLFIFINPTSGGNKAAAFTEASLQTRKRTSSGVCRLTMTTPEPCNIYIFDIREGSSGNKPGFRLLKAATEIAFPAPAQRPENPPQARAGAPLHAGGDGAIPEEERQESGEPDGVPTRDEREKEREEVPEDRVIRVLVAGGDGTVMWCAAEAHAHHVNPMKIAFGVIPYGTGNDFANAFGWKERRGLRPFDVAMKTGIKLALSITIYGASLSLSRQVLEDSAGRRVEQMSFVMSNYFSMGVESRIGRGFDRHRRQSQLLNKMTYGMEGVKKAWFKRTLPIDRIVDGLVEMQGEAGERVVFRTKDSSLTQGPILKKSVSLVALNIPSFSAGNDIWGASHSIGILAKSSTLKREIKEIIEEKQRTGDGELEFLSFPSVTSLGVEFACHGRARRINQGRGPWKILFKELPSADKVYFQVDGEFFQMTRPDHVTIEHNRTVQVLAAPWDKHLHA; via the exons ATGTCGGCAGTTTCTTTGCCTGGAAGCGCGAATTCTCCGCAGTCTCTGCGAGAGGCCGGCCGTTCCCAGGAGATGGCCGACACCCACCCTCAGAGCCTGTCAGCCCCGCGCCCCGTGCGCGAGGCAGGGTCCGGGTCGTCTCTGGGAGCCACGGCCGGCTCCGCCGCTCCGACTATTAGCCGAGGGTCTCTGgccccttcttcgtctggcgcgtcttcggcctcttTCTCCACAGTCCTCGGCAGAGCCGTCAAGCCTGCGACGCCCACAGGCCTCGGGGCGCCTGCACGCACGGCGCCAGGCTCAGGGCTCGGCGGGTTgtcgcgaggagagagatcggtttcttcctcctcttccgcgtcgtcctcctcttccgcttcttccgcaaCGATGGGCGGGGGCACCCGGGACGGTGtcggcgccgaggcggcgcgactGGCAACTGGACAAGAACTTTCCGGAAGAGTGCAAGATGAACGGAAGACCCGCGGGGAAGTCTGGGGATCTGTGGCTCTGTCTTCGCGGGGTTCAGCCCCGTTTCGGAATCTCCCGAATGCCACAAGGGGTGTTGAGCGCCGCGAGGCTGCGGGGAGCGGGAGCGGCCCTGAGCACGGAGACCAGAAGTCTGCTGAGGCCGGAGTGGATGCAGCGGAGCTCGAGCTGATGCGCTACCTCAAAGAGGGCGGGAAAACAGCACGCGTTCTCTTCATTTTCATCAACCCAACAAGTGGAGGAAACAAAGCTGCCGCGTTCACAGAGGCAAGTCTGCAAACACGAAAACGAACCTCT TCAGGGGTTTGTCGCCTGACGATGACCACTCCGGAGCCTTGTAACATTTACATTTTCGACATTCGGGAAGGCAGTTCCGGGAATAAGCCGGGGTTTCGCCTGCTGAAGGCGGCGACCGAAATCGCCTTCCCTGCGCCCGCGCAACGCCCGGAGAACccgccgcaggcgagggCCGGGGccccgctgcatgcgggaggagacggcgcgatacctgaggaagagagacaagaaagcggagagccAGACGGCGTCCCGACCcgcgacgagcgagagaaagagagggaggaagtTCCGGAAGACCGCGTCATCAGGGTCCTTGTGGCTGGAGGCGATGGAACGGTCATGTGGTGCGCGGCTGAGGCTCACGCGCACCATGTCAACCCGATGAAAATCGCGTTCGGCGTCATTCCGTATGGAACAG GCAACGATTTTGCGAACGCCTTCGGAtggaaagaacggagaggccTCCGCCCGTTCGATGTGGCCATGAAAAC TGGAATCAAGCTCGCGTTGTCCATCACGATTTATggagcgtctctgtcgctctcaaGG CAAGTTCTTGAAGACAGCGCAGGCAGACGCGTGGAGCAAATGTCCTTCGTGATGAGCAACTACTTCAGCATGGGCGTCGAGAGCCGCATCGGTCGCGGTTTCGATCGACACCGAAGGCAGTCGCAGCTGCTGAACAAAATG ACCTACGGCATGGAAGGAGTGAAGAAGGCGTGGTTCAAACGGACGCTGCCGATCGACCGCATCGTCGACGGCTTGGTCGAGATgcaaggcgaggcaggcgagcgcgTGGTTTTCCGAACCAAGGACAGCAGCCTGACGCAGGGACCGATCCTCAAGA AGTCGGTTTCTCTGGTGGCGCTGAACATTCCGAGCTTCAGTGCGGGAAACGACATCTGGGGTGCCTCCCACAGTATCGGAATTCTCGCCAAGTCGTCGACGCTCAAGCGCGAGATC AAAGAAATCATCGAGGAGAAGCAGcggacaggagacggcgagctggagttcctgtctttcccctCAGTCACATCGCTCGGCGTTGAGTTT GCTTGTCACGGTCGAGCGCGAAGAATCAATCAAGGCCGCGGCCCCTGGAAGATTCTCTTCAAGGAGTTGCCTTCGGCTGACAAAGTCTACTTCCAG GTTGACGGCGAGTTTTTCCAGATGACTCGTCCCGACCACGTGACGATCGAGCATAACCGCACAGTCCAAGTTCTGGCGGCACCGTGGGATAAGCACCTGCATGCGTGA